A single Symbiobacterium thermophilum IAM 14863 DNA region contains:
- the istA gene encoding IS21 family transposase, whose amino-acid sequence MRKIREILRLKWEVGLSARQIARSLSISHSTVLDMLRRFECSGLSWPLPNIDDAELEAKLYPGNPQGLVERPLPDMAYIHRELARKGVTLQLLWWEYKQNHPDGLQYSQFCQRYRQWRSKLDVVLRQPHRAGEQMQVDFAGDTVPIHDRETGEVWQAPIFVAVLPASNYTFAKAYPAQDLRSWIKAHCDALEFFGGVPEIIVPDNPKAGVTRACRYEPDLNPAYQEMAAHYGAAVIPARPRSPRDKAKVENAVLVVERWILAALRNHTFFSLHDANRAIREAVARLNDRPFQKLEGTRRSLYETLDKPALRPLPPQRYEFAEWRKAKVNLDYHVEVDRNYYSVPYPLVGETVDIRLTDGLVEILHRGKRVACHPRATGRGRSVTQIQHMPASHRRHREWTPSKLRRWAESVGPHTAQLVVTILEEKPHPEQGFRSCLGIIHLARKYGSDRLEAAAARACAARTFSYSSVKSILAHNLDQAPLPGPPDNQATPVHPNLRGPDYYAGGGP is encoded by the coding sequence ATGCGCAAGATCAGAGAGATCCTTCGCTTGAAGTGGGAGGTCGGGCTCTCCGCCCGGCAGATTGCCCGGAGCCTCTCGATCTCGCACAGCACCGTGCTGGACATGCTTCGGCGGTTTGAATGCTCCGGCCTTTCCTGGCCGCTGCCGAACATCGACGACGCAGAACTTGAGGCCAAGCTTTACCCAGGAAACCCCCAAGGGCTAGTAGAGCGGCCCTTGCCAGACATGGCCTACATCCACCGGGAACTGGCCCGAAAAGGGGTTACCCTGCAGCTCCTGTGGTGGGAATATAAGCAGAATCATCCAGATGGGCTGCAGTACAGCCAGTTCTGCCAGCGATACCGGCAGTGGCGTTCCAAGCTCGATGTCGTTCTCCGGCAACCGCATCGGGCAGGTGAGCAGATGCAGGTGGATTTCGCCGGCGATACCGTGCCCATTCATGACCGCGAGACGGGAGAGGTTTGGCAGGCTCCGATCTTTGTTGCCGTTCTGCCGGCCAGCAATTACACCTTTGCCAAGGCCTATCCGGCTCAGGACCTGCGTTCCTGGATCAAAGCCCACTGCGACGCCCTGGAGTTCTTCGGTGGCGTTCCAGAGATCATCGTGCCGGACAATCCGAAGGCCGGCGTCACCCGCGCTTGCCGCTACGAACCGGATCTCAACCCGGCTTATCAGGAAATGGCGGCCCATTACGGCGCTGCGGTCATTCCGGCAAGACCCCGCAGCCCCAGGGATAAGGCGAAAGTCGAAAACGCGGTCCTGGTGGTGGAGCGCTGGATTCTTGCCGCCCTGCGGAACCACACCTTTTTCAGTCTTCACGACGCGAACCGGGCAATTCGAGAGGCCGTGGCCAGACTCAACGACCGACCGTTCCAAAAACTCGAAGGAACGCGCCGGAGCCTGTACGAAACGCTGGACAAGCCGGCGTTGCGCCCTTTACCGCCGCAGCGTTATGAGTTTGCTGAGTGGCGGAAAGCCAAGGTCAATCTCGACTACCATGTCGAGGTCGACCGCAACTACTACAGTGTCCCGTACCCGTTGGTTGGGGAGACGGTGGATATCCGCCTCACGGACGGCCTGGTGGAAATCTTGCACCGGGGAAAACGAGTAGCCTGCCATCCACGGGCGACCGGCCGTGGACGGTCCGTCACCCAGATTCAGCACATGCCGGCCTCCCACCGCCGGCATCGGGAATGGACCCCGTCCAAGTTGCGGCGTTGGGCGGAATCGGTCGGACCCCACACGGCGCAGTTGGTGGTGACGATCCTGGAGGAGAAGCCGCATCCGGAGCAGGGCTTCCGGTCGTGCCTTGGCATCATCCACCTGGCCAGGAAGTATGGCTCCGACCGTCTCGAAGCGGCCGCCGCTCGGGCATGTGCGGCCCGGACGTTCAGCTACAGCAGTGTGAAGTCCATCCTGGCCCATAACCTCGATCAAGCGCCGCTGCCTGGCCCGCCGGACAACCAAGCCACTCCGGTGCATCCCAATCTGCGGGGCCCCGACTATTACGCAGGGGGAGGGCCGTAA
- a CDS encoding nucleoside recognition domain-containing protein: MRGKFTTPVLAAVAVMLTAALVIYPKESLEAAKEGMNLFFTVVFPSLLPFFILSEMLLGLGVVHFIGVLFTPLMRPLFNVPGEGAFVLSMGLAAGYPMDAVITARFRRSNMCTRVEGERMLAFSNTADPVFLL; encoded by the coding sequence ATGCGAGGCAAGTTCACGACCCCGGTCCTGGCGGCCGTGGCGGTGATGTTGACCGCGGCGCTGGTGATCTACCCGAAGGAGTCCCTGGAGGCCGCCAAGGAAGGGATGAACCTGTTCTTCACCGTTGTTTTCCCGTCCTTGCTGCCCTTTTTCATCCTGAGTGAGATGCTGCTGGGGCTCGGCGTCGTTCACTTCATCGGGGTGCTGTTCACGCCGCTCATGCGCCCGCTCTTCAACGTGCCGGGCGAGGGTGCGTTTGTCCTCTCCATGGGCCTGGCCGCAGGATATCCCATGGACGCTGTGATCACGGCGCGCTTCCGCAGGAGCAACATGTGCACCCGGGTGGAGGGGGAGCGCATGCTGGCGTTCTCCAACACCGCCGACCCAGTATTTCTGTTGTAA
- the istB gene encoding IS21-like element helper ATPase IstB: protein MPLQTTIERLREMRLRGMADALVRQQQQPELQSLSFEERLELLVDQEWLDRQNRRLARLLKEAKFRVAACMEDVDYQHPRGLDRTVMRSLAACQWVEYGQHILIVGPTGVGKTFIACALGNAACRHGYTVRYYRVPRLLAELATARVDGSLRRILNTLARTDVLILDDWGLAPISVAESRDLLEVIDDRTQARSTVIASQLPIETWHSVIGDATVADAILDRLVHGAHKLNLKRESMRKIANLQTSQSSMA from the coding sequence ATGCCCTTGCAGACGACGATTGAAAGGCTTCGGGAAATGCGGCTTCGCGGCATGGCTGACGCCCTGGTGCGCCAACAGCAGCAACCTGAACTCCAGTCCCTGTCGTTCGAGGAACGTCTGGAACTCCTCGTGGATCAGGAATGGCTCGACCGGCAAAACCGGCGCCTGGCTCGGCTTCTCAAAGAGGCGAAATTCCGCGTGGCCGCATGCATGGAGGATGTTGACTACCAGCATCCGCGCGGCCTGGACCGAACCGTCATGCGGAGCCTCGCCGCATGCCAGTGGGTCGAGTACGGCCAGCACATCCTGATTGTTGGACCCACCGGTGTGGGGAAAACGTTTATCGCGTGCGCCCTGGGCAACGCCGCCTGCCGGCACGGCTACACCGTTCGCTACTACCGAGTGCCGCGACTCCTTGCCGAGCTGGCTACCGCTCGGGTTGATGGCTCCCTTCGCCGCATCCTCAACACCCTGGCCCGGACCGATGTACTGATCCTGGACGACTGGGGTCTCGCTCCCATCTCTGTGGCGGAATCCCGAGACCTTCTCGAAGTCATCGATGATCGTACACAGGCACGGTCGACAGTGATTGCCTCGCAGTTGCCGATCGAAACGTGGCACAGTGTGATCGGCGACGCTACCGTAGCCGATGCGATCTTGGACCGCCTGGTACATGGTGCGCACAAACTGAACCTGAAGAGGGAATCCATGCGGAAGATAGCGAACCTCCAGACATCCCAGTCGAGCATGGCTTAG
- the asnB gene encoding asparagine synthase B, whose product MSGIAGILGKPDKARIVRMLEQQAHRGPDGRGIWTATAGFGLGHVRLATVDVAGGGQPLSNEDGSLWLAMTGAIYNHGALRRELEGRHAFRTQSDAEVVVHLFEEYGPACVERLDGMFAIAIWGEEVGLFLARDPLGIQPLYWGEDEEGNVLFASEIKALVGETRFVREFPPGHRWRAGEPLEPYERLPAHTGELADPDQIVLALDRLLHAAVRKQLAADVPVGCLLSGGLDSSLVTAIARQHAEGELHTFAVGLEGSADLEQARMVAGELGTIHHERVLTEKEVTAVLPRVVDALESCDPALVRSAVATYYVAELAAGHVKVVLSGEGADELFAGYDYLAEFERDAGALGAELYEITAAMHNCNLQRVDRMTQVHGVEARMPFADQAVVDFAFRIHPRLKRRDGESKWILRRVAEQYLPPAIVWREKQKFAIGSGIAPLLEHYAAKAVPDAAFRRARSPKGVPFASKEEFLYWSLFRERYGREDVLALMGRSRSLNQGQRWVGAL is encoded by the coding sequence TTGAGTGGGATCGCTGGGATCCTCGGCAAACCTGACAAGGCCCGCATCGTGAGGATGCTGGAACAACAGGCGCACCGGGGGCCCGACGGTCGCGGGATCTGGACGGCGACGGCCGGTTTCGGCCTGGGGCATGTGCGCCTGGCCACCGTCGATGTTGCGGGCGGTGGCCAGCCGCTGTCCAACGAGGACGGCAGCCTCTGGCTGGCGATGACCGGCGCCATCTATAACCATGGCGCCCTTCGGCGAGAGCTCGAGGGGCGCCATGCGTTCCGGACTCAGTCAGACGCCGAAGTGGTGGTGCACCTGTTTGAGGAGTATGGCCCCGCCTGCGTGGAGCGGCTGGACGGGATGTTCGCGATCGCCATCTGGGGCGAGGAGGTGGGCCTTTTCCTCGCCCGCGACCCGCTGGGCATCCAGCCGCTGTACTGGGGGGAGGACGAGGAGGGCAATGTCCTCTTCGCCTCCGAGATCAAGGCGCTGGTCGGGGAGACGCGCTTCGTACGCGAGTTTCCGCCCGGCCACCGCTGGCGCGCCGGCGAGCCCCTGGAGCCTTACGAGCGGCTGCCGGCGCACACCGGCGAACTGGCGGACCCGGACCAAATCGTCCTGGCCCTGGACCGCCTGCTCCACGCCGCTGTGCGCAAGCAGCTCGCGGCGGACGTGCCGGTGGGCTGCCTGCTGAGCGGCGGGCTCGACTCCAGCCTGGTCACCGCCATCGCGCGGCAGCACGCGGAAGGCGAACTCCATACGTTTGCTGTGGGGTTGGAAGGCTCGGCGGACCTGGAGCAGGCGCGCATGGTGGCCGGGGAATTGGGTACCATTCACCACGAGCGGGTGCTCACGGAAAAGGAGGTGACCGCCGTCCTGCCGCGGGTGGTCGACGCCCTGGAGTCGTGTGACCCGGCGCTCGTGCGCAGCGCGGTCGCGACCTACTATGTGGCGGAACTGGCCGCCGGGCACGTGAAGGTGGTGCTCTCGGGCGAGGGCGCCGACGAGCTCTTCGCCGGATATGACTACCTGGCCGAGTTCGAGCGCGATGCGGGCGCACTGGGGGCCGAGCTGTACGAGATCACGGCGGCCATGCACAACTGCAACCTGCAGCGGGTCGACCGCATGACCCAGGTCCACGGCGTGGAGGCGCGGATGCCGTTTGCCGACCAGGCCGTGGTGGACTTTGCGTTCCGCATACACCCCCGCCTGAAGCGCCGGGACGGCGAGAGCAAGTGGATTCTGCGGCGGGTCGCGGAGCAGTATCTGCCGCCGGCCATCGTCTGGCGGGAGAAGCAGAAGTTCGCCATCGGTTCGGGGATCGCACCGCTGCTGGAGCATTACGCGGCCAAGGCGGTGCCGGACGCGGCCTTCCGCCGCGCGCGAAGCCCGAAGGGCGTTCCCTTCGCGTCGAAGGAGGAGTTCCTTTACTGGAGCCTGTTCCGCGAGCGGTACGGCCGGGAGGACGTGCTGGCGCTCATGGGCCGGAGCCGCAGCCTGAACCAGGGCCAGCGGTGGGTCGGGGCGCTCTAG
- the istB gene encoding IS21-like element helper ATPase IstB, with product MSQELLLDYYLKRLKLPTVRRLYKDLARDAAEHNKTFEEYLQALMEQEVIHREDNQLQRRLKAAGFPVPKTLESFDFTVIPSVNKAKILALSKSEYIRDRENVLFVGNSGTGKTHLATALGIAACRQGYRVRFWRVGQLVAELQEAQNEHRLSRLEKQWLRLDLVVLDELGYVSLSRTASELLFHFVAARYERGSLMITTNLEFSEWPQVFGDEKMTAALADRVTHKAHIIEMNGESYRFRETLRRQEALKQRLESP from the coding sequence TTGAGCCAGGAACTCCTGCTGGACTACTACCTGAAGCGCCTAAAGCTACCCACAGTCCGGCGCCTGTACAAGGATCTGGCGCGGGATGCGGCTGAACACAACAAGACCTTTGAGGAGTACCTACAAGCCCTCATGGAGCAGGAGGTGATCCACCGGGAAGACAACCAGCTTCAGCGCCGTCTCAAGGCCGCCGGCTTCCCTGTTCCCAAGACACTGGAGTCTTTCGACTTCACGGTTATTCCGTCCGTGAACAAGGCGAAGATCCTGGCGCTGAGCAAGAGCGAATACATCCGGGATCGGGAGAACGTCCTCTTCGTTGGAAATAGCGGTACAGGCAAGACTCACCTGGCCACAGCGCTGGGCATCGCGGCGTGCCGGCAGGGCTACCGGGTTCGCTTCTGGCGCGTCGGCCAGCTCGTCGCCGAACTTCAGGAGGCGCAGAATGAGCACCGGCTAAGCCGCCTCGAGAAGCAGTGGCTGCGACTCGATCTGGTCGTGCTGGACGAGCTTGGCTATGTGTCCCTCAGCCGCACGGCCAGTGAACTGCTGTTCCACTTCGTCGCCGCACGCTACGAACGGGGCAGCCTGATGATTACGACGAACCTGGAATTCTCGGAATGGCCGCAGGTGTTTGGGGACGAGAAGATGACAGCGGCGTTGGCAGACCGTGTAACCCACAAGGCACACATCATCGAGATGAACGGGGAGTCGTACCGATTCCGTGAGACCCTCCGGCGGCAGGAAGCCTTGAAGCAGCGCCTGGAGTCACCGTAA
- a CDS encoding ExeA family protein: MTGRFDRNTHHRAFGLITGEVGSGKTTAIRTLYDLLDRSRNPFVYIADSKLTPTAFYRDVLTQLGVAAPYHFLSREARRLFEQTILDGYRLHGLQPVIVLDEAHLLPHAMLQEVRFLLNFHLDSACPMTFLLVGQSELRGMLRLRTFEAIAQRVQVRYHLGPLSDEESVAYIRHHLRRTGVDHDIFSEQALQKIAAESRGLPRVINTLCTNCLLDACSREQRFVDEANVDRVLFELQDLQTAKGSSPW, from the coding sequence ATCACTGGTCGATTTGACCGGAATACGCACCACCGGGCGTTCGGCCTCATCACCGGTGAGGTGGGATCCGGCAAGACCACTGCGATCCGTACCCTCTACGACCTGCTGGATCGCAGCCGGAATCCGTTTGTCTACATTGCCGACTCCAAGCTCACGCCCACGGCCTTTTACCGCGACGTGCTCACCCAGCTCGGTGTCGCCGCACCCTACCACTTCCTGAGCCGAGAGGCCCGCCGGCTGTTTGAGCAGACCATCCTGGACGGCTACCGGCTGCACGGGCTGCAGCCCGTCATCGTCTTGGACGAGGCCCATCTGCTGCCGCACGCCATGCTGCAGGAAGTGCGGTTCCTGCTCAACTTCCACCTGGATTCGGCCTGTCCCATGACCTTTCTGCTGGTGGGCCAGTCCGAACTGCGCGGCATGCTCCGCCTGCGCACCTTCGAAGCCATCGCCCAGCGCGTTCAGGTGCGGTACCATCTGGGGCCGCTGAGCGACGAAGAAAGCGTCGCGTACATCCGGCACCATCTGCGCCGGACGGGCGTCGACCACGACATCTTCTCGGAACAGGCGCTGCAGAAGATCGCCGCCGAGTCCCGCGGGCTTCCCCGGGTCATTAACACACTCTGCACCAACTGCCTGCTGGACGCCTGCTCCCGTGAACAGCGCTTTGTGGACGAGGCCAATGTCGACCGGGTTCTGTTTGAGCTGCAGGATCTGCAGACCGCCAAGGGCAGCAGCCCGTGGTAA
- a CDS encoding DUF1646 family protein yields MADTYVIPGLVVILLLVLILPFAFKAIEHQLEIFLFIMGVSAALVSGIMDQHLIMKALEEPIMITAAVLIAGILFKLFQTKLQAGIRAILRVVPFPVFVFLVVTVLGLVSSVITAIIASLVLVEVVGALRLDRKTEVNLVILACFSIGLGAALTPLGEPLATIAVSKMGGDFWYLLRTIGVYVVPTVVALGLLGALFLKGGRPEAAAQAEGPGLIEQEDGESFKDVIVRALKIYLFVMALTFLGDGFKPLIDRYVLGLPSAALYWINMLSAVLDNATLTAAELSPAMAPAQVKAVLMGLLISGGMLIPGNIPNIVSASKLKIGSREWARTGVPLGLALMVIFFFIVVL; encoded by the coding sequence GTGGCAGATACGTATGTCATCCCGGGGCTTGTGGTCATCCTGCTTCTGGTTCTGATCCTGCCGTTTGCCTTCAAGGCCATCGAACACCAGCTGGAGATTTTCCTCTTCATCATGGGTGTTTCGGCCGCGCTGGTGAGCGGCATCATGGACCAGCACCTGATCATGAAGGCCTTGGAGGAGCCCATCATGATCACGGCGGCGGTCCTGATCGCCGGCATCCTGTTCAAGCTGTTTCAGACGAAGCTGCAGGCAGGCATCCGGGCGATCCTGAGGGTTGTGCCGTTCCCGGTGTTCGTGTTCCTGGTCGTCACCGTTCTCGGCCTGGTGTCCAGCGTCATCACCGCCATCATCGCCTCGCTGGTGCTGGTGGAGGTCGTCGGTGCCCTGCGGCTCGACCGGAAGACCGAGGTCAACTTGGTCATCCTGGCCTGTTTCAGCATCGGCCTGGGCGCGGCGTTGACCCCGCTGGGAGAGCCGCTGGCCACGATCGCGGTTTCGAAGATGGGCGGCGATTTCTGGTACTTGCTGCGAACGATCGGGGTCTACGTGGTGCCGACGGTGGTCGCACTGGGGCTCCTGGGCGCCCTCTTTCTGAAGGGCGGGCGGCCGGAAGCCGCGGCGCAGGCAGAAGGCCCCGGGCTGATCGAGCAGGAGGACGGCGAGTCCTTCAAGGACGTCATCGTGCGGGCGTTGAAGATCTACCTCTTCGTGATGGCGCTGACGTTCCTGGGGGATGGCTTCAAGCCGTTGATCGACCGGTATGTGCTCGGATTGCCGAGCGCGGCCCTCTACTGGATCAACATGCTCTCGGCGGTGCTGGACAACGCCACGCTCACCGCCGCGGAACTGAGCCCGGCGATGGCGCCCGCACAGGTGAAAGCCGTCTTGATGGGCTTGCTCATCAGCGGCGGCATGCTGATTCCCGGCAACATCCCCAACATCGTGTCGGCCAGCAAGCTGAAGATCGGTTCGCGTGAGTGGGCCAGGACCGGTGTGCCCCTTGGGCTGGCCTTGATGGTGATCTTCTTCTTCATCGTCGTGCTGTAA
- a CDS encoding cobalamin B12-binding domain-containing protein, translating into MPNRRVIGGAIGDDVHVGGVVRFLQMAEQLGYEVRCLGPAVSVERLLEEVAAYDPEIVAVGYRLTPESGRAVLAHLARAAREQGQAGRRWVLGATDPVAEHGRALGFFEAVFGGSADWQDVVDYLRGAPTRKAGGIPPQTVVERILWKRPFPLLRHHFGQPTVEATVEGIRRISEAGVLDVISLGTDQNAQEHFFRPEEMDPREHGAGGVPVRTPDDLRALYAASRTGNYPLMRCYSGTRDQLAWAEMLHETIHNAWAAVPLFWYSQLDGRSQRTLLESIPEVQAVFRWHAERGIPVESNESHHWSLRDAPDVVAVAAAYIAAYNAKQAGVTDYVQQLMWNNPPLTSPAMDLAKMLAKLELVESLAGPNFRVWRECRTGLTSMPAGFDRAKGHLAASTFLQMAVKPDIVHIVGHSEYHHAATAEDVIEGCHVVNGAIQLALQGLPDMTRDEAVQARKAELVQEAKLLLEAIAGLAPAGVEDPLTHAPTLAAAVRTGLLDAPHLVGNPAARGEVAVRFTDGACRAVDRRSGRVLTEAERIALLLAEEIV; encoded by the coding sequence GCGTACGATCCCGAGATCGTCGCCGTGGGCTACCGGCTCACGCCGGAGTCCGGCCGGGCGGTGCTGGCCCACCTGGCCCGTGCGGCGCGGGAGCAGGGGCAGGCCGGCCGCCGCTGGGTGCTGGGCGCGACGGATCCGGTGGCGGAGCACGGCCGGGCCCTGGGCTTCTTCGAGGCCGTGTTCGGCGGTTCGGCAGACTGGCAGGACGTCGTGGACTACCTGCGGGGGGCGCCGACGCGCAAGGCGGGTGGTATCCCGCCCCAGACGGTGGTGGAGCGCATCCTGTGGAAGCGCCCCTTCCCGCTGCTGCGCCATCACTTCGGGCAGCCCACCGTCGAGGCGACCGTGGAAGGGATCCGGCGGATCAGCGAGGCCGGGGTGCTGGATGTGATCAGCCTCGGCACCGACCAGAACGCGCAGGAGCACTTCTTCCGGCCCGAGGAGATGGACCCCCGGGAGCACGGAGCCGGCGGGGTGCCGGTCCGGACGCCGGACGATCTACGGGCGCTGTATGCCGCCTCCCGCACCGGGAACTACCCGCTGATGCGCTGCTACAGCGGCACCCGCGACCAGCTCGCCTGGGCCGAGATGCTCCACGAGACCATCCACAACGCCTGGGCGGCGGTGCCCCTGTTCTGGTACAGCCAGCTGGACGGGCGCTCGCAGCGGACACTTCTGGAGTCGATCCCGGAGGTACAGGCGGTGTTCCGCTGGCACGCGGAGCGGGGCATACCGGTGGAGTCCAACGAGAGCCACCACTGGTCGCTGCGGGACGCCCCGGACGTGGTGGCGGTGGCTGCCGCCTACATCGCGGCCTACAACGCCAAGCAGGCGGGCGTCACCGACTATGTCCAGCAACTGATGTGGAACAACCCGCCTCTCACCTCCCCGGCGATGGACCTGGCCAAGATGCTGGCCAAGCTGGAGCTGGTGGAGTCGCTGGCGGGTCCCAACTTCCGGGTCTGGCGGGAGTGCCGCACCGGACTCACGTCGATGCCGGCGGGATTCGACCGGGCCAAGGGCCACCTGGCGGCGTCGACGTTCCTGCAGATGGCGGTGAAGCCCGACATTGTGCACATCGTGGGCCACTCCGAGTACCACCATGCCGCTACGGCGGAGGACGTGATCGAGGGCTGCCATGTGGTCAACGGTGCCATCCAGCTGGCCCTGCAGGGGCTGCCCGACATGACCCGGGACGAGGCGGTTCAGGCCCGGAAGGCCGAGCTGGTGCAGGAGGCGAAGCTGCTGCTGGAGGCGATTGCCGGTCTGGCGCCTGCCGGCGTGGAAGATCCGCTCACCCACGCGCCGACGCTGGCTGCCGCGGTGCGCACCGGCCTGCTCGATGCCCCGCACCTGGTGGGTAACCCGGCCGCGCGGGGTGAGGTGGCGGTGCGGTTCACGGACGGCGCCTGCCGCGCCGTGGACCGGCGCTCGGGCCGGGTTCTGACGGAAGCGGAGCGGATCGCCCTGCTGCTCGCAGAAGAGATCGTGTAA
- a CDS encoding ISL3 family transposase: MVESVRNTHRPALRIALVRSRHSTKSSTTAWTLAACRANCPPLVRAFSSPSSSHRPCCRPCRWSSRHRFHTRAASRRREVQSRPQPKPKFLGVDEFAAKRGQVYNTVFVDLEERRILDVVETREKKPVREHLKQYEKSVQAVCIDLNEAFRQAVRQALPEAEIVADKFHVIRLANYALNAVRKRVRRQIKGDRTHPIFRSRSVLLRNFEDLSSSQRKRLSQLLALSPELRAAYAAKERLRRWYNTSTTENSSHRLAQLISWLLASGVPELKHLATTFLRWQRELANYHRYRISNSITEGLNNKIKVIKRQAYGFRSFENFRRKILLAA, encoded by the coding sequence GTGGTCGAATCCGTCCGGAATACGCACCGGCCAGCCCTTCGCATCGCCCTTGTCCGTTCCAGGCACTCCACGAAGAGTTCCACCACCGCCTGGACGCTGGCGGCGTGCAGGGCAAACTGCCCACCCTTGGTCAGGGCCTTCAGTTCCCCTTCGTCCAGCCACCGCCCCTGCTGCCGCCCCTGCCGGTGGAGTTCCAGGCACCGGTTCCACACCCGGGCCGCCTCCAGGCGCAGGGAGGTGCAGTCACGTCCGCAGCCGAAGCCGAAGTTTCTGGGCGTCGACGAGTTCGCTGCCAAGCGGGGACAGGTGTACAACACGGTCTTCGTTGACCTGGAGGAGCGCAGGATTCTCGATGTCGTCGAGACCAGGGAGAAGAAGCCCGTCCGAGAGCACCTAAAGCAGTATGAGAAGAGTGTCCAGGCAGTGTGCATCGACCTGAATGAAGCCTTCCGTCAGGCGGTGCGTCAAGCGCTACCGGAGGCAGAGATCGTGGCCGACAAGTTCCACGTGATCCGGTTGGCCAACTACGCCCTCAACGCCGTCCGTAAACGGGTCCGGCGTCAGATCAAGGGCGACAGAACGCACCCCATCTTCCGCAGCCGGAGCGTCCTGCTTCGAAACTTTGAAGACTTGAGTTCCAGCCAGCGTAAGCGCCTATCGCAACTCCTCGCCCTATCCCCCGAGCTGCGGGCGGCCTACGCTGCCAAGGAGCGCCTCCGTCGCTGGTACAACACCAGCACCACAGAGAACTCAAGCCACCGCCTGGCCCAACTCATCTCCTGGTTACTGGCCTCCGGGGTGCCTGAACTGAAGCACTTGGCCACAACCTTTCTCCGTTGGCAGAGAGAGCTCGCCAACTACCATCGCTACCGAATCTCCAACAGTATCACCGAAGGCTTGAACAACAAGATCAAGGTGATCAAGCGTCAGGCCTACGGATTCCGCTCCTTCGAGAACTTCCGCCGGAAGATCCTGCTGGCTGCCTAG